Proteins encoded together in one Rossellomorea sp. y25 window:
- the rsmG gene encoding 16S rRNA (guanine(527)-N(7))-methyltransferase RsmG: protein MNVNEFQSMLEEKGIPLSSQQLNQFERYYELLVEWNEKMNLTAITEKEDVYLKHFYDSISAAFYVDFSQVTTLCDVGAGAGFPSIPLKICFPHLHISIVDSLNKRITFLNHLSDELGLENTNFYHDRAETFGKNKAHREKYDMVTARAVARMSVLSELCLPLVKKGGFFVAMKASNVNEELSNAKKAIGMLGGQTDKMYSFILPEEESERNIVKIDKVKETPNKYPRKPGTPNKLPLE, encoded by the coding sequence ATGAATGTAAATGAATTTCAATCAATGCTTGAGGAGAAGGGGATCCCCCTTTCTTCTCAGCAATTAAATCAGTTTGAGCGCTATTATGAATTGTTGGTTGAATGGAATGAAAAAATGAACCTGACGGCCATCACGGAAAAGGAAGATGTGTATTTAAAGCATTTTTACGATTCGATCAGCGCAGCTTTTTATGTTGATTTCTCGCAGGTGACAACCCTTTGTGATGTTGGGGCAGGAGCTGGTTTTCCGAGTATCCCTCTTAAAATATGCTTCCCGCACTTACATATCTCAATTGTTGATTCCTTGAACAAGCGGATTACGTTCTTAAACCATTTGTCAGATGAGTTAGGGCTTGAAAACACGAATTTCTATCATGATCGTGCTGAGACCTTCGGTAAAAACAAGGCTCATCGTGAAAAGTATGATATGGTTACAGCAAGGGCCGTAGCCAGAATGTCTGTTTTAAGTGAATTATGTTTGCCTCTTGTTAAAAAGGGTGGTTTCTTTGTAGCCATGAAGGCTTCAAACGTAAATGAGGAGCTATCCAATGCAAAGAAAGCAATCGGCATGCTGGGCGGACAAACCGATAAAATGTATTCATTCATTCTTCCGGAAGAGGAAAGTGAACGTAATATCGTGAAGATCGACAAAGTGAAGGAAACGCCTAACAAATATCCCAGAAAACCTGGGACACCAAATAAATTACCGTTAGAATAG
- a CDS encoding mechanosensitive ion channel family protein: MSGTKTEVEETVDKIKENEAVNKLIDNELWISLGSGAIKIAAIMVITYIALRLGRSAIRNVFKVRSRSPLKFTERREATLLKLLENVLTYVIYFISLMTILSTLEIDVKGLIAGAGIVGLAVGFGAQNLVRDIITGFFIIFEDQFSVGDYVRIGSAEGTVEEIGLRTTKIKSWTGELHIFPNGNITEVTNFSIHNSIAVVDVSIAYEENIEEAEKVMQELLLTLPQKYEDLVNPPELLGVQTLGASDVVVRIVAETVPMRHWYMARMIRKEVKLCLDEHGIEIPFPRMVMYSRHDQDDIQPREEKQRKLESE; this comes from the coding sequence ATGTCTGGAACTAAAACAGAAGTCGAAGAAACAGTCGATAAAATTAAAGAAAATGAAGCTGTAAATAAACTCATAGATAATGAGTTATGGATTTCTCTCGGTTCTGGTGCAATAAAGATTGCAGCCATTATGGTAATTACCTATATTGCTTTAAGGTTGGGAAGGTCAGCGATTCGAAACGTATTTAAGGTTCGGTCACGCTCACCACTTAAATTCACCGAACGCCGTGAAGCCACTCTATTAAAGCTACTGGAGAATGTATTGACCTATGTGATTTATTTCATCAGTCTGATGACGATCTTGTCGACTCTTGAAATCGATGTGAAAGGACTCATCGCTGGTGCAGGAATCGTCGGTCTGGCCGTCGGTTTCGGTGCACAAAATCTGGTTCGTGATATCATCACCGGTTTCTTTATTATCTTTGAAGATCAATTTTCAGTTGGTGACTATGTCCGTATTGGTTCTGCAGAAGGAACTGTTGAAGAAATCGGCCTTCGTACGACAAAAATCAAAAGCTGGACCGGGGAATTGCACATCTTCCCCAATGGTAATATAACGGAAGTAACGAACTTCTCCATTCACAACAGCATTGCTGTTGTGGATGTCAGTATTGCGTATGAAGAAAACATAGAAGAAGCGGAGAAAGTGATGCAGGAACTACTCCTGACTCTACCTCAAAAATACGAAGATCTTGTTAATCCACCGGAGTTGTTAGGTGTTCAAACTCTTGGAGCTTCAGATGTTGTCGTGCGAATCGTTGCTGAAACGGTTCCAATGAGACATTGGTATATGGCGAGAATGATTCGTAAAGAGGTCAAATTATGCCTGGATGAGCATGGTATTGAAATTCCATTCCCTCGCATGGTGATGTATTCACGTCACGATCAGGATGACATCCAACCTCGTGAAGAAAAACAAAGAAAACTTGAAAGCGAATGA
- a CDS encoding DUF554 domain-containing protein gives MVLLGTLVNGICIIIGTLLGKVLHRIPEDMKGTVMKAIGLAVIVLGLQMGLKSENFLIVIISLALGAAWGEWMNLEDKLNSLGNWLEKKLGSNKETSISQGFVTATLIFVIGAMAVIGALDSGIRGDHDVLLTKSIIDGFTSLILTTTLGIGVMFSAIPVVLYQGFIALFATQIHQWVPQELMDAYIVEMTSAGGIMIFAIGLNLIGVTKIRVANLLPGIIVVGMVVGIIHAYQLYM, from the coding sequence ATGGTACTTTTAGGAACGTTAGTAAATGGAATATGTATTATCATCGGTACTCTCCTTGGTAAAGTCCTTCACCGCATACCAGAAGATATGAAGGGAACCGTCATGAAGGCGATTGGTTTAGCCGTAATCGTCCTGGGATTACAGATGGGGTTGAAAAGTGAAAACTTCCTCATTGTCATCATCAGCTTGGCTCTCGGTGCTGCCTGGGGAGAATGGATGAATCTGGAGGACAAGCTTAACTCATTGGGAAACTGGTTGGAAAAGAAGCTTGGCAGTAATAAAGAAACATCCATATCTCAAGGGTTTGTTACAGCTACCCTGATTTTTGTCATTGGTGCAATGGCCGTCATTGGTGCATTGGATAGCGGTATCAGGGGAGATCATGACGTGCTTTTGACGAAGTCGATCATTGATGGTTTTACGTCTCTGATCCTCACGACGACATTAGGGATCGGTGTGATGTTTTCTGCAATTCCAGTCGTCCTTTATCAAGGATTCATTGCTTTGTTTGCGACTCAGATTCATCAGTGGGTACCTCAGGAACTGATGGACGCCTATATTGTTGAAATGACATCGGCAGGCGGCATTATGATCTTCGCTATTGGATTGAATCTTATTGGAGTCACGAAAATCAGAGTCGCGAATTTACTTCCCGGCATCATTGTGGTGGGGATGGTCGTTGGGATCATACATGCTTACCAGCTTTATATGTAA
- a CDS encoding AAA family ATPase — protein sequence MGRIVAVTNQKGGVGKTTTSVNLGACLAYIGKKVLLVDIDPQGNGTSGVGVEKGDVQQCIYDVLVDDVDVRETIKQSKVENLSIVPATISLAGAEIELVPTISREVRLKKALEKVKDEFDYIIIDCPPSLGLLTINALTASDAVIIPVQCEYYALEGLSQLLSTVRLVQKHLNHDLMIDGVLLTMLDARTNLGIQVIEEVKKYFQDKVYRTIIPRNVRLSEAPSHGEPIIIYDAKSRGAEVYLELAKEVVANG from the coding sequence TTGGGCAGAATAGTAGCCGTTACAAACCAAAAAGGTGGAGTGGGAAAGACCACAACATCCGTCAATTTGGGGGCTTGTTTAGCTTATATAGGGAAAAAGGTTTTACTGGTGGATATAGATCCTCAAGGAAACGGCACTAGTGGTGTCGGTGTTGAAAAAGGGGATGTCCAGCAATGTATATACGATGTGCTGGTGGATGATGTAGATGTCAGAGAAACCATTAAACAATCAAAAGTAGAGAATCTATCCATTGTACCTGCAACCATTTCATTGGCTGGAGCAGAAATTGAACTTGTTCCAACCATCTCCCGTGAAGTGCGTTTAAAGAAAGCGTTAGAGAAAGTGAAAGACGAATTTGATTATATTATCATTGATTGTCCTCCTTCATTAGGACTATTAACAATCAATGCTTTAACAGCCTCTGATGCCGTCATTATCCCGGTACAGTGCGAGTATTACGCTCTGGAAGGATTAAGTCAGCTATTAAGTACAGTTCGTTTAGTGCAGAAGCACCTGAATCATGATCTCATGATTGATGGTGTGTTGTTAACGATGCTGGATGCAAGAACCAATCTGGGGATCCAGGTGATTGAAGAAGTGAAAAAATATTTTCAAGATAAAGTGTATCGCACAATTATTCCACGTAACGTTCGTTTAAGTGAAGCGCCCAGTCATGGTGAACCGATTATCATCTATGATGCTAAATCCAGGGGAGCAGAAGTTTATTTAGAACTAGCAAAGGAAGTGGTGGCGAATGGCTAA
- the noc gene encoding nucleoid occlusion protein, with translation MKHPFSRFFGLGEKEQDVESEESNVVEEDRDEVKKIPVSQIIPNRFQPRTVFNDEKIEELSRTIHTHGIIQPIVVRQYDDEQFEIIAGERRYRAVQKLGWETVPAIVKNLNDTETASVALIENLQREELSPIEEAIAYGKLLELHDLTQEALAQRLGKGQSTVANKLRLLKLPEEIQSALLDKKITERHARALIPLKNYEKQIQLLQEIIEKSLNVKQTEDRVVKMQEGTTQKPKPKRKAFSKDMRIAVNTIRQSLSMVSDSGINLDSEEEEHEEFYQFTIRIPKKK, from the coding sequence ATGAAGCATCCTTTCTCTCGTTTTTTTGGCCTAGGTGAAAAGGAGCAAGATGTTGAATCTGAAGAATCAAATGTAGTGGAAGAAGATCGAGATGAAGTGAAAAAGATACCCGTCTCACAAATCATCCCTAATCGCTTTCAACCACGAACTGTGTTTAATGATGAAAAGATAGAAGAGTTATCCAGAACGATTCACACTCATGGTATTATCCAGCCGATTGTGGTTAGACAATACGATGATGAACAGTTTGAAATCATTGCAGGTGAACGTCGATATAGAGCCGTTCAAAAGCTTGGCTGGGAAACAGTACCGGCAATTGTAAAGAATCTTAATGATACAGAAACAGCATCTGTTGCATTAATTGAAAATTTACAAAGAGAAGAGCTCTCTCCTATAGAAGAAGCAATCGCTTATGGAAAACTGTTGGAGTTACATGATCTGACTCAAGAAGCCCTTGCTCAACGTTTAGGAAAAGGACAATCGACTGTGGCGAACAAGCTTCGTCTCCTAAAGCTTCCAGAAGAAATTCAATCAGCCTTATTAGATAAAAAGATTACAGAACGTCATGCCAGGGCTTTAATCCCATTGAAGAATTATGAAAAGCAGATCCAGCTTCTTCAAGAAATCATTGAAAAAAGCTTAAATGTCAAACAAACCGAAGACCGGGTTGTGAAAATGCAAGAAGGAACGACTCAAAAGCCAAAACCTAAACGTAAAGCTTTCAGTAAGGACATGAGAATTGCTGTGAATACGATTCGTCAATCTCTTTCCATGGTATCAGACAGCGGAATCAATCTGGACTCTGAAGAAGAAGAACATGAGGAATTCTATCAGTTCACCATTCGTATTCCTAAAAAAAAATAG
- the yyaC gene encoding spore protease YyaC, with product MNLKKGLFERKPEPFRVLHQEERAAQDLSVQLSSLLPTYYRTRPIVFVCIGTDRSTGDSLGPLVGSLIEEQNVKPFHVYGTLDDPIHAVNLEEKLSQIASEHINPFIIGVDACLGRLKSVGAIQLSEGPLKPGAGVNKELPEVGEIHLTGIVNVSGFMEFFVLQNTRLNLVMKMAKTIAEAIVLAGHSVERRNAVSIEKWREELQQ from the coding sequence ATGAATCTAAAAAAAGGACTATTTGAACGAAAACCTGAACCCTTTAGAGTCCTTCATCAGGAAGAACGTGCGGCACAGGATCTTTCCGTTCAATTGTCGTCGTTGCTTCCCACTTACTATCGTACAAGACCCATTGTTTTTGTATGTATCGGCACTGATCGTTCAACGGGGGACTCGTTAGGTCCTTTAGTTGGGTCATTAATAGAAGAACAAAACGTTAAGCCTTTCCATGTTTATGGTACGTTGGATGATCCGATTCATGCTGTGAACCTGGAAGAGAAACTGAGTCAAATAGCCTCTGAGCATATAAATCCATTTATCATCGGTGTGGATGCGTGCCTTGGACGGTTAAAAAGCGTAGGGGCCATCCAATTAAGCGAAGGACCTTTAAAGCCTGGAGCGGGTGTTAATAAAGAGCTGCCTGAAGTAGGTGAAATTCACCTGACAGGAATCGTAAATGTCAGTGGATTCATGGAGTTTTTCGTTTTACAAAATACACGTTTAAACCTTGTTATGAAAATGGCTAAGACCATTGCTGAAGCCATTGTGTTAGCAGGTCATTCCGTGGAACGCAGAAATGCCGTCAGTATTGAAAAATGGCGGGAAGAATTGCAGCAATAA
- a CDS encoding DUF951 domain-containing protein, protein MEPKTFTLNDIVEMKKPHPCGTNRWKVIRMGMDIRIKCVGCGHSVMIPRKDFAKKMKKVISSGTEE, encoded by the coding sequence GTGGAGCCAAAAACATTCACTCTAAATGACATTGTAGAAATGAAAAAACCTCATCCTTGTGGTACAAATCGCTGGAAAGTGATCCGGATGGGAATGGATATCCGCATAAAATGTGTAGGATGCGGTCACAGTGTCATGATCCCCAGAAAAGATTTTGCGAAAAAAATGAAAAAAGTCATCAGTAGCGGCACAGAAGAATAA
- the ychF gene encoding redox-regulated ATPase YchF: MALTAGIVGLPNVGKSTLFNAITKAGAESANYPFCTIDPNVGIVEVPDHRLDKLTELVEPKKTVPTAFEFTDIAGIVKGASKGEGLGNKFLSHIRQVDAICQVVRCFADDNITHVSGKVDPIADIEVINLELILADLETVDKRLARVQKMAKQKDKEAVFEHDILVKIKDALEAEQPARTVEFSDEQMKLVKQLHLLTSKPVLYVANVSEDEIADPSDNEYVQKVREFAKEDNAEVIVVCAKIESEIAELDDEEKAMFLQELGIEESGLDQLIRATYSLLGLATYFTAGVQEVRAWTFREGMKAPQCAGVIHTDFERGFIRAETVSYDDLVAAGTMGAAREAGKVRLEGKEYLVKDGDIIHFRFNV, translated from the coding sequence ATGGCTTTAACAGCTGGTATTGTTGGATTACCAAACGTAGGTAAGTCAACTCTTTTTAACGCAATTACAAAAGCAGGTGCAGAATCTGCCAACTATCCTTTCTGTACAATTGATCCTAACGTGGGAATCGTAGAGGTTCCCGATCACCGTTTAGATAAATTAACAGAGCTTGTAGAACCGAAGAAGACAGTTCCTACTGCCTTTGAATTCACGGATATTGCCGGGATTGTAAAAGGAGCGAGTAAAGGAGAAGGGTTAGGAAATAAATTCTTATCTCACATTCGCCAAGTAGATGCGATTTGTCAGGTTGTACGTTGTTTTGCGGATGATAATATTACCCACGTTTCCGGGAAAGTCGATCCGATTGCCGATATTGAAGTCATCAACCTGGAGTTAATCTTAGCTGACCTTGAAACGGTAGATAAGCGTCTTGCAAGAGTTCAGAAAATGGCGAAGCAAAAAGACAAAGAAGCAGTATTTGAGCATGACATCCTTGTAAAAATCAAAGATGCCCTCGAAGCTGAGCAACCGGCTCGTACAGTTGAGTTCTCAGATGAGCAAATGAAGCTTGTAAAACAGCTTCACCTTCTGACTTCAAAGCCTGTTCTTTATGTAGCAAACGTAAGTGAAGATGAAATTGCCGATCCTTCTGACAACGAATATGTTCAGAAAGTACGTGAATTTGCGAAAGAAGATAACGCAGAAGTGATCGTGGTTTGTGCAAAGATCGAATCTGAAATCGCCGAGCTTGATGATGAAGAAAAGGCGATGTTCCTACAAGAATTAGGAATTGAAGAGTCTGGTTTAGATCAGCTTATCCGTGCAACTTATTCTCTATTGGGACTGGCTACTTACTTCACAGCCGGCGTTCAAGAGGTTCGTGCCTGGACTTTCCGTGAAGGAATGAAAGCTCCTCAATGTGCCGGTGTCATCCACACCGACTTCGAAAGAGGATTCATCCGCGCTGAAACGGTATCTTATGATGATTTAGTTGCTGCCGGAACAATGGGTGCTGCCCGTGAAGCAGGAAAAGTCCGCCTCGAAGGTAAAGAATACCTCGTAAAAGACGGAGATATTATTCACTTCCGTTTTAATGTGTAA
- a CDS encoding ParB/RepB/Spo0J family partition protein: MAKGLGKGINALFTNIQTTQNEESVQEVSLKEIRPNPYQPRKIFEPQAIEELKDSILEHGILQPIIVRKTIKGYEIVVGERRYRAAKAAKLESVPVVVRELNDQQMMELAVLENLQREDLTPIEEGAAYQMLMDKLKLTQEELAKRLGKSRPHIANHIRLLSLPAPIQELISEGKLTMGHGRALLGLKNKKNLSTVVNRILKESLNVRQLEKIIQELNENVPRETKKTERKDVFIQEQESLLRERFGTTVTIKQSKKKGKIELEFFSKEDLDRILELLQ; the protein is encoded by the coding sequence ATGGCTAAAGGTTTAGGAAAGGGCATCAATGCTCTCTTTACCAATATCCAAACAACTCAAAATGAAGAGTCCGTACAAGAAGTGAGTCTGAAAGAAATTCGGCCGAATCCATATCAGCCACGAAAAATCTTTGAGCCACAAGCAATAGAAGAATTAAAAGATTCGATCTTAGAACACGGTATCCTCCAACCGATCATTGTGCGTAAAACAATCAAAGGGTATGAAATTGTCGTAGGGGAACGTCGTTATCGTGCAGCAAAAGCGGCTAAATTAGAATCGGTTCCTGTCGTGGTCCGGGAATTGAATGATCAACAAATGATGGAGCTGGCCGTTTTAGAAAACCTTCAACGGGAAGATCTGACACCGATCGAAGAAGGTGCAGCTTATCAAATGCTCATGGATAAGTTAAAACTTACTCAAGAGGAATTAGCTAAGAGATTGGGAAAGAGCAGACCTCATATTGCCAATCATATTCGCTTGCTGTCCCTCCCTGCCCCTATCCAAGAACTAATTTCAGAAGGTAAGTTAACGATGGGCCACGGTCGTGCACTCCTTGGGTTGAAAAATAAGAAGAATCTATCAACGGTTGTGAATCGTATCCTTAAAGAATCATTAAACGTTCGCCAATTAGAAAAAATCATTCAAGAGCTGAATGAGAATGTTCCACGTGAAACAAAAAAGACAGAACGTAAAGATGTCTTTATTCAGGAGCAGGAATCCCTTCTACGCGAACGCTTCGGTACAACGGTCACAATTAAACAATCAAAGAAAAAAGGGAAAATCGAATTGGAATTTTTCTCGAAAGAAGATCTGGATCGTATCTTAGAGTTATTGCAGTAA